The following nucleotide sequence is from Chloracidobacterium validum.
TGCGGGATGTCACAATATCCCTACCCAACACCAGTAAAATAGAAAAAATTCGGTTCACAACCCGGCAGGAAGGTATGCAGGGAGACAGGATTTTGGTGGGGGGAATCGCGCGCATTTTGCCGGATGATGCGTACGTCATTGAGACTCCAACGCGGACGCTTAACGACCTTGCCATTGTGAAGCCATAGCCCTGGTCAAGTGCCTAAATGAGAACATCCTGAGAGTTAAGGGGCATTGGTTGCCCAAGCCCACCTTCTCGAGGTGTGTTGAAAAGTCCTGACGGGTGACACAAGACGCTGGCAGGCGGCAGTCCGGTTTCAACCGCCAAGAATTCAACCGTCAAGAAGCCAGTGTCGGTGAAACGCCGAAGCCATCTGAACTGACTGTTCTCGTGGTGGCCTTCAAGGACAAACGGCTCACGCTAGATGACCTCTTCAAAACGTCGGAAGCCATTCTCAAGGAGTTTAGCTTTCTGCTCAAGCACGACAAGGAAGAAAAGTTGTCAGACGACTACGCGCTGGCGCTTGGAAGCCTGGTTGACAAGGACAATAAAAAGTACAAAGTGAAAATCCTTGTCGCCACGGATGTCACGGACAACTACATCATGATTGTTGGGACAACCGAGGAGGAGTTCAAAGCGCACGAGCAGGAAATTGACCAAATTTGGGGTAGCTTCACGATGTATAGCGGCGGCGCAAGCGGCAACAGCTAAATCGTGTTTGGTCAGGGGTTGAAGCTGCCGATGTCATCAGGCGTCGGCAGCTTTTTTCTTGCTGCCGGAACACCTGCTTGGCCGGCAGTCCACGGATGGCCACGATAGATAAGCCATGTTTTTGTTCACGCCGCCAACCACCCAGCAGTTGGAAGCCTTTCTGGAAGCCCAGGCCGAACAGGCGCTGACCTATGCGCCAGAAGGCGCAACGCGCGCCGCCGTTGCCCTGCCAAGTGGCTACACCGTGGATCGGACGCGCATTCGGCTCGGCCATGGTGCCGCGACCTTTCACCACGCCTGCGCCGCGCTTCGCCGGTGGGCAATGTTCGAATTGCCTTGGCTGCGCTGCTACCGTCCCATGACCCCCATCGAAGTCGGGCAAGTGGTCGCCGTTGTGCCGTGGCACTTTGGGTTCTGGTCGCTAAATGCTTGTCGGGTGGTGTACGTCATTGCCGAGGAACGCCGGTTCGGCTTTGGCTACGGCACCTTGCCGTCCCACGTTGAATCGGGCGAGGAGCGATTCCTGATTGAATGGGAGCCTTCCAGCGATGGCGTGTGGTATGACATTCTGGCGTTTTCACGTCCGGCCCATCCGCTGGCGCAACTGGCGTATCCGGTGACACGGCTGTTTCAGAAACGCTTTGCCGCCGATTCGTGTCAAGCGATGCGCGCCGCAGTGCGGCCTACTGGCGCGTAGCGGGACGGAGTAACTTTTAAGACTTGGTTCTAACCTATGCGACGAGCTGTATTGCTGACAGTGTGGTTGGCCGGCCTGGCGCTCACCTGTGGTTTGGTGGCGGCCCAGTCCGCGCCTGGGCCGGCGGGCCCGATTCGTTTTGCCGAAGGACGCTACGAGTTGGGGCGCCGCACGCGGGCGCTCGAACGCGCCTGGATGCAGTGCCAGGACGCGGAGCGGCGCGCGGCTGTGATCCCACGGGTGCAAACCGCCGTCCTGGGTTTCTTCTCCGGCAACACGGGCGTTGTGGCGCAGGCGCTCGACGACACGACGGCTGCCCTCCACAACCACACGCCGACGGCTGCCGAGCGGTGGGTCATGGCGTTAGCCGCAACGCCGGCGCGGGCGTTTCTCGACCTGCGTGAACTGGTGTTGGAAGTCGAGCTTTCGGCCCTTTATGAGGTGCCGTCACCGCGTCCACCCCTCACGCTCCGGTTGATGGTTGGGAAGCAAGTCACCCAGGTTCAACTGCCGTCCGAGGCGACCCTGCCGCATCGCGTGCGCGTGGCCTGTGAACCGACCCGGCAGGAGTCCGATACGGCGCTTGAGCTGGTGGTGGGGACGCCCGATGCGCCGAACCTGCGGACCTGGCGCATTGGACTGAGCCGGGCGCGCGATCTCGACCGGCGGCTGGCGGCCCTCAAGGCCGCCGTCACCGAGTTGAACCAGACACCACCAGCGCTGCCCATTGATGTGGCGACGCTCACCGCCCGTCTGGCAATGCTCGACACGCTACGCAAACGTGGGCCGGTGGAAACCGATCTGCCGGGCTTGCAACTCCTGCGAGACGCTGAAGCCATGGCGCAACAGCTTCGCGCCAAACCGCAGACCTCGACCCTGGCTGGACGAACCGGCGAACTGTTCCTCAGCCTGCCGACGACCAAGGGGACGCTCCCGGTTCGGGCCTTGGCCGCGCCGGAAGCGCCGGTGGTCGTCGTGGCTTTCCACGGCGCGGGCGGCAGTGAAAACATGTTTTTCGATAGCTATGGCGACGGCGAGATCGTTCGGCTGTGTCGCGCGCGGGGCTGGTCCCTGCTGTGCCCGCGGGTCACCAGTCCGCTGGACGACTACGGCCCTGTCATCGAGCAACTGCCGGCGCTGGTCGCGCCCAAGGCGAAGCGGATATTCATCGTCGGCCATTCGCTGGGCGCGGCAACCACACTGGTCGTGGCAGCCAAGTACGCCGACCGCCTGGC
It contains:
- a CDS encoding DUF1990 family protein: MFLFTPPTTQQLEAFLEAQAEQALTYAPEGATRAAVALPSGYTVDRTRIRLGHGAATFHHACAALRRWAMFELPWLRCYRPMTPIEVGQVVAVVPWHFGFWSLNACRVVYVIAEERRFGFGYGTLPSHVESGEERFLIEWEPSSDGVWYDILAFSRPAHPLAQLAYPVTRLFQKRFAADSCQAMRAAVRPTGA
- a CDS encoding alpha/beta hydrolase — translated: MRRAVLLTVWLAGLALTCGLVAAQSAPGPAGPIRFAEGRYELGRRTRALERAWMQCQDAERRAAVIPRVQTAVLGFFSGNTGVVAQALDDTTAALHNHTPTAAERWVMALAATPARAFLDLRELVLEVELSALYEVPSPRPPLTLRLMVGKQVTQVQLPSEATLPHRVRVACEPTRQESDTALELVVGTPDAPNLRTWRIGLSRARDLDRRLAALKAAVTELNQTPPALPIDVATLTARLAMLDTLRKRGPVETDLPGLQLLRDAEAMAQQLRAKPQTSTLAGRTGELFLSLPTTKGTLPVRALAAPEAPVVVVAFHGAGGSENMFFDSYGDGEIVRLCRARGWSLLCPRVTSPLDDYGPVIEQLPALVAPKAKRIFIVGHSLGAATTLVVAAKYADRLAGIAPISGRAPGSVVALRSLPTFVAAGTKDFSRPGSEQLADRLRAQETPLTFKLYEAEHLLVVPDALPDIFKWMDGFVGK